The Lytechinus pictus isolate F3 Inbred chromosome 10, Lp3.0, whole genome shotgun sequence genome includes a window with the following:
- the LOC129270370 gene encoding uncharacterized protein LOC129270370 has protein sequence MSPFLSMLSDGFAFLITIMIFLAIQSECNFPASPKIEGKKANLIFPYPCDSTVVTLQQSNRRPFYSSTDGSSLSLPEDQVQRFKVKNIINNGSCSLDLTIRDLLRGDQGTYILFVYKDGNIVGDDIHRIYLQVDFPPGNASCVVSDDRGGDWVAVDCTANAGSLRGKIECYQNGLWMPSLTDPVEIGSLLKQTFLTRKSQPAFCCSSSVFEDKPRCECNDTSLNQNDNDSNHPCPLSSESSTMYHPSIVIENNPSDNYTTTLSTPTNNTREYNYKKEVIALSFFLSLIILLLIFSLICLYKMRIHEKEMLFCLSNGHALQKNGSFKKNADFEFQDQLSFERISVKP, from the coding sequence ATGAGTCCATTCTTGTCCATGCTGTCTGATGGATTTGCTTTTCTTATTACAATTATGATTTTTCTTGCAATTCAATCTGAGTGTAATTTTCCAGCATCACCtaaaatagaaggaaaaaaagcaAACCTGATTTTCCCATATCCATGTGATAGTACAGTAGTTACATTACAGCAATCAAACAGACGGCCATTTTATAGTTCAACAGATGGCTCATCCCTGTCTTTGCCTGAAGATCAGGTTCAGAGATTTAAGGTAAAGAATATAATTAACAATGGAAGCTGCTCTCTGGATCTCACAATAAGGGATCTCTTGAGAGGTGATCAAGGGACATACATATTGTTTGTATACAAGGATGGTAACATAGTAGGTGATGATATACATAGGATATATCTTCAGGTAGACTTTCCTCCTGGTAATGCCTCATGTGTTGTGAGTGATGATAGGGGTGGAGACTGGGTAGCAGTAGACTGTACAGCTAATGCTGGAAGTCTACGAGGGAAGATTGAATGCTATCAGAATGGTCTGTGGATGCCTTCCCTGACTGACCCAGTGGAAATTGGCTCTTTATTGAAACAGACCTTTCTCACCAGGAAATCTCAGCCAGCATTTTGCTGCTCTTCTAGTGTCTTTGAAGATAAACCAAGATGTGAATGTAATGATACTAGTCtaaatcaaaatgataatgacagtaaccATCCTTGTCCACTTTCATCAGAAAGTTCAACAATGTATCATCCCTCTattgtcattgaaaataacCCTAGTGATAATTATACTACAACTTTATCAACACCTACAAATAACACGAGAGAATACAATTACAAGAAAGAAGTTATTGCTCTGTCATTTTTCTTGTCCCTAATCATTTTATTGCTGATATTCAGTCTAATTTGTCTCTATAAAAtgagaattcatgaaaaggaaaTGTTATTCTGCTTATCAAATGGCCATGCACTACAAAAAAATGGTTCATTCAAGAAAAATGCAGACTTTGAGTTTCAAGATCAGTTATCATTTGAGAGGATCAGTGTCAAACCTTAA
- the LOC129270371 gene encoding uncharacterized protein LOC129270371: MSFIWFHSLKENLSISIIVIIVNLSACKSLLLSKNQGQDANLKFPYPCDSSEVTLQLWHNAPFYRSTENSLRSLPTDQLPRFNVQNRNETGNCYLELQISNLKLIDEETYISTVYKDGQVLDDFTAIRLQVDYPPGQVTCVEDREIAADWVLVDCTANSGSLPGKINCYQNGLWMAPLTTPIETDSLLKQTILIKKSEPTFCCSCTLDEYKSICECNDTILFQADGSSHDPCTASTESEVTTYRHTPSPENDTHSTFTPTELKECNPNKGVVAILSVSFTISLLLIFILLVYFRIKIKTIDNENQDPPKSTLLPQGHLWKMDQERKMEIYMYSSHCTI, from the coding sequence ATGTCATTCATTTGGTTTCATTCTCTGAAAGAGAATTTATCAATttccatcatcgtcatcatcgtcaaccTAAGTGCATGTAAATCTTTATTGTTATCCAAGAACCAAGGGCAGGATGCCAACTTGAAATTTCCATATCCCTGTGACAGTTCAGAAGTTACTTTACAGCTATGGCATAATGCCCCATTTTATAGATCTACAGAGAATTCATTACGGTCATTGCCTACAGATCAGCTTCCAAGATTTaatgtgcaaaacagaaatgaaaCTGGAAACTGTTATCTCGAACTACAAATAAGTAACCTCAAGTTAATTGATGAGGAAACATACATTTCCACAGTGTATAAGGATGGACAAGTTCTTGATGATTTCACAGCAATAAGGCTTCAAGTAGATTATCCTCCTGGTCAGGTAACATGTGTTGAGGATCGTGAAATAGCTGCTGACTGGGTTTTAGTAGACTGTACAGCTAATTCTGGAAGTCTCCCTGGGAAGATTAATTGCTATCAGAATGGTCTGTGGATGGCTCCCCTGACTACACCTATTGAGACTGACTCTTTATTGAAACAGACTATTCTCATAAAAAAATCAGAGCCCACATTTTGCTGTTCTTGCACATTAGATGAATACAAATCAATATGTGAATGCAATGATACTATTCTGTTTCAAGCTGATGGAAGTAGTCACGACCCTTGCACTGCATCAACAGAAAGTGAAGTTACAACATATAGGCATACTCCTAGTCCTGAAAATGATACCCACTCCACTTTCACTCCAACTGAATTAAAAGAATGCAACCCCAACAAAGGTGTTGTGGCCATCCTGTCAGTTAGCTTTACTATTTCACTTTTACTGATTTTTATCCTGCTTGTCTActttagaataaaaataaaaactattgATAATGAGAATCAAGATCCTCCAAAGTCTACATTACTTCCTCAGGGCCATTTATGGAAAATGGATCaagaaaggaaaatggaaatatacatgtattcatcacATTGCACAATATAA